AAACCACACACCGCCCCCTGGCGTACCGGAGCGCCACTGcatcaacaataataataatacatgttatttatagagcgcttttcaaagttctcaaagacgctttacagacatttaaaagcatcattaagagctacacactaaaaatgtaaaacacacagcagttcTGAAAAGATGAGTTTTggtttctgatttgaacattggCAGAGACTAGACTcaactgcccatctttaggcgcaggctgaaaactcacctcttcaagaagtactaccctgagccttcctcgtagcatttattgcattcgtattagttgttgcacttattgaattcgtatttgtttactgcacttattatCGTATTCGTTTatttatcctattcgtagtagtttgtagcacttattatattcgtattagtctgttgcaattattgttttcgtagtaacttgcctctgcactatacttttgctctggtttatgctttaagatgcttgtttaagaaaggagatgcacttatgacttctggtgactagtagttctcttgaatacctatgttgaatacacttcctgtaagtcgctttggataaaagcgtctgctaaatgactgtaatgtaatgtaatgtaatgtaacaaagACTATATTTAAAACATAGAGAAGgtataaagtaaatgtatagGCTATAGTGTATTTAAAACAGGCATATAAGTACATATAGCGTTTTTCTAAGTTTGctgtgaaatgtatttctaaTTATTCCCACGCTTCATCCATGTCTTATAATGAACTACTTTCATACACcttcattacatttatatttatgtagtTGTTTAATTAACAGGGTTTCCATTGatcagcagaggagaaaagtTGGCTAACTCACTTTTATCACTTGTCCCTGGCAAAAAGTCAAGGTCACCCTAAAATAGAATAAACTGGCATGtcttatataattattattaacaacatAAACTTTCTGCTGTTTTTGCACAATTAAAAGCTGAATAAAGATCATGCTACCTGATAATGTATATCAATATGAAGCGGTAGCAATGTTGGGGAAACATATTAGCAAAAGGAGcgaccaaaacaaaaaagtagaaTACCAAAACTGCTGGAGTTGTCACGGATGAATCATTTCATGTGTGTGCTTGATGTGCATAACCCGTGTTTATGTCCAAACTGTACCTGTAATGCGctgttttgatttgaataaatCTTGCTGAGCTGAGACTTGACAACCACGCTCACATTGGAGCACTACCGTTCTATAttgtttccaaaatgataaTATTTACAGACCTTTATCACAGCAGGTATTGTGACTTTTCCCAGCAaacttaaatgattaatctattatcaaaatagttgcagatagATTTTTCTGCCAATCAGCAAATGGTTTATTCAAATAACTGATGCAttacaggaagtgttttttgagCTTGATTTATACAAGGGACTAAAAGTCACGCTATCTTTGCATCTTCTGCTTCAGTCTTGTGACCCCTCAGACTTTATGAAAGTGCTACACCAGGTCACTTGAGTTCCCCTTTAACATTTCGTCTATGCCGATCATGGTCTGTATTTCCCAGAGAAGGACAGGCTCCTCTCCTCCGTGGCCAACTATGTTATTAATGACATGCTTGCCGAGTCATGTTTTAGTCCTGTTGTGAATATCACCTTATCTTTATGTTCCTCCTTCTACAGGTCTATATTGTTACatattactgttattacagatTTATATCTTTGACCTTTGTTATTTGCATCCCCTACCTTCTGCAATGTATTTTCCAGTTCAACCGAAGACTacaaccacttcctgtttttgacatcaaaaatgtcaaatatctgctgttattttacttaaattataGGGAATTGAGAAGCCTGTGGTTTTTGTAACATTTGACCAgctcatctttgtttttttaggaagTTGTGGCTGGTATTTTGCACTGATAGTTGATTGACTAAAAAAGATTCATCGTTCAAATAATCTGTATCCTGCATGGCCACTTCTTTCAAGTTTTAAATTGCAATCTATTTTTTCCAAACTCCCTCCCTCCAGTCAGAAAACATCCACCGACATCGGTGGACTCACTTGTGTCTGTAAAACCAATCATTGTGCCTTCTGCAGCCTAAACACTGTGTCCCTGTGTCTATTGGTCACTTCAGATGAATAAAATCAGCATGCAGATATGTATGTTATGTCACTGCTGCCCGGCACACACATGATTCATGGTTGTGGGACTTCCTCAGTTTTGCAGCCTggcttcttattttttttaaacatcaaatgAGAACGTGCTCATTGCCTCAGAGAGGACTGCCGGTGATTTGCACAGCAGTGGAATCTGCTGATTGGTTTGATTCCCagggtttttctttctcaagCACCAACCGCATTAATGACAACCGAGGTGACCGAGATTTATTACGGAACTTGTGAATTTCACGAAAGTGCCCGTGTCCGTCACACCGACGGTGTGTGTTATAAGTGGGAAGACATTGAGCGGAAAGGACAAATGATTCTGCCCGCACTGCAGGTGCCAGATTCCCACATTGCTCAGTGGGCCACGCCAACGGGCTGAACGCAGGCGTATCTACAGTAAGTCAACAGTTGCATAACCGCCCACTTGTTATGCACGTGAACTTGTATAAATGCCAAGAGGAAACAACGGGAGCAGACATTTGGAGCCGCTCGCGCCTCAGGATGGATAACGGCCACTGGAAACCCGCCCTCGTCCTTGTTGTGGTGTTGCTCAGCACGTATGTGGAAGgtaatgacattttcaccagatttgTGAGGGCCATTGGATGTAAGGGCCGGACGTGAGTGACAGAAACTCTATGGACTGTagtgcatttatgtttttagttCCTGTTTGGTCAGAAAAATCTGCAGCTGAGATTCTTTACAGTTGTGTTTCTACTTTACAGCTCTATCGCTCACTTATTTTGATTCTTTTCTATTTTGATACCACAGCTAAAATAGTCCATGTATGAGCTCATCTGTGGAGCAGGAGAAATGGGTTTTCATCTGAATGTTTTCTATCCTTGTCCCCAGCTTCGTATTCCCAGCACATGGATGACTTCATCAATGCGGTGAGACGGGTGGAGGACGGCGATCATGGGTCAGATCCATTATCTGTGTTGAGGAGGCTGCGCATGGCCGCCGGTCTCAATGACGCATTCATTGGGCACTTCCTTGGCAACGCAGTTGGTCCCGAAGTGGACGCGAGCCTCTCGGGTTACCTCAGCAAGGCTGTGCATCACAGGGTGACGGAGGACGCCAAGGAGGAAGGCGTTGTCCTTACGCCCGATGGCACCACCGTTGCCCTCGCGCCGCTCCTCCTGGGCATCGAGGCCGGTTTCCTCGCCAAGACGGAGGGCCGCGTGCGGGGCCTGTACCAGCTCACTCTGGCCAAAGACCTGGACAGCTCTCCTCTTCTGGGACCCGACGGCTGCTGGGACAGCGTCACCTCCCCTCAAGTCTTCACCCTCATGGGCAGCCCCTCTGCGCTAACCACCGCTCGGGTCAACGGAGGCATGGACGGAGTGGTTCTGGGGATGGAGGTCTCCACCAAAGGTAGACGCCCTCTCACGCTCAGCGGCCTTCTGTCGGAGTACTACTGCGGCCAGCTGGAGAGCGAAGGCCTGGACACCGCCCCGCGCCTCATCAGCCGGCGCCGCAGGGAGAACTTCAGGGGGCTGGTCTCCCCTCCAGTGCTGGCCAGACAGGTTGTGAAAGCGGTGGAGCTGCGGAGGACACTGACGGGGCGCTCGAagatggaagtgaaggagaagaagcagcTGGTGGCTTTGGTGAAGGAGGGAATGAAGGAGTTCGTCCATAAGTACATTGGTGAGTGAAATAGTTCTGAAAACAATTGTCTCTCAAAATCATTAATATAGTAAATGTAGGTACACGCCGCGGTAACACATGCTCAACATGTTTCAGATTGCCCGCCCATCATACCTCGCTGCATGTGGGGCGCAGAGCCATACAGAGGAACCCCCACCAACCtgtccctccccctctccttcatGTTCATCCACCACACCCACACGCCGAGCCAACCTTGCCTGACCTTCCAGCAGTGCGCCACCGACATGCGCTCCATGCAGCGCTTCCACCAGGATGACAGAGGCTGGGACGACATCGGATACAGGTACAATCTCGTGTCAGATATATGTGAAATCTAGCACCCGACTCGGAAATGTCTAAATCTGCCTCCGTGTTCCCCAAAAAGCTTTGTCGCAGGCTCAGACGGGTACATCTACGAGGGCCGAAGCTGGCTCCAGCGAGGGGCCCACACCCTGGGACACAACTCCGTGGGCTACGGGGTTTCCTTAATCGGGGACTACGCCACCAGGCTGCCCTCCCAGCATTCCATGGGGCTGGTGAGGGATCAGCTGGCTTCCTGCGCTGTCGGCGGCGGGAGACTGGTCGCCGACTTCGTCCTGCAGGGCCACAGACAGGTGGTGAACACTTCCTGTCCTGGAGATGCGCTCTATGATGAGATCACAGGCTGGGAGCACTTTGGGGTATGTATACACAGGCGAGCTGGTCAGCTGACCTCTGATATGAAACAAAGCCTTAATATCCACAACAGAACTCCAAATTGCCCTTAATGCCCTGATGCAAGTCTGCTGTCTTTTTCGATCAGGGCATGGCATCCTTAGTTATGTCTTCTAATCCTTCTTTTGGACATGTCAGGACAGACAGGGCATGTCTAATAAACACCTTGATATTTTTAGCAGCACTCTTCTCTGATTTTCTCTGATGGTTCTTACAATGTTTTTGGCATAAAGTTCTCTTTTTGTTgcataaatgtataaatgcagTGGAGTCATTTTACACTAAtttttaatattgtactttttactatatttattgTGGTCGCCTTCTGAACCACTCAGGGGAATGTACTTAAATTACTGTTTGAGGCTTAAAGAAGGCTAATTCTccaatatataattaaaacgagaaaatacaaatataaatttgtgtAACAGAACTTTGTTCTACTTTTCCCCCCAATTATGAATCATCTCAAAACCCCTCACATTTTATTGGGACGATTTAAAAGGACTTGACCACTGGACTAGACTAGttaacagtatataaagtaggtAAAActagctccacctcaaccagctagaacagtaaaatgctgtttacacattgatgcatcagtattaacaaTCTAATATTGTCATATATTTTATCAATATACATCAGTTACAAGGGCCATTTTACTGCAGATTAAGAAAGTTTCAGACTTTAAGTTCATTTTGCTAATACTGTACCTTGCTGGATTGTATGTATCGCTACTTTTACTTTCctaaaagatctgaatactttttccacCGCTGCATGCCGGTTTCACTTATTTCATTccctttttccttccttttagGAGGTCAAGAAAGGAAAATGATCTGCTTGGCAAGAGGAAGAGCCTTGAGTGAACCAAAAACTCAAcacaataaatatttgttttattcttattgcCTGATTGTTGCCGCTTTCTTTTGAACACAATGACTGGTGTTGCATGAAATCTGGTGGGATTATTACTGTGAAAAGCGGTGGGGGAAAGTAACTCGGTACATTTGATCATACTGTACTAAATTAACTTCTAAGATATTTGTATTGTACTTTATAGCTCAACTTCACTTCAATTCAGTGGTAAatactgtgtacttttttaCCCCACTACATTCATTTGATAACGTTGGTTAATTTGCAGATTCATATtactgaaacaaaatgtaatcaacaaatgtataataatgtaatattatacaTATACTATATGTACTATAAGATACTTTAGCGATCCATGTTGGAAAATTTGCAAGCTACCTatcagtatataaagtaattaaaaccAGCTGGATTAGTCATGTTACACATTATTGCACCAATAAATAAAGTCCAATTATGTACAACAAAAcattattctgcataatgagtactttttcTTCAAGTAGCCTGCTTAAAGTATATTTGGATGCtaaaattttgtatttttacttgcAATGCTGTACATTTACTTGTAACACAGTATTGTCTGCACTGTGGTATTAATACTTTTGAAGTCAGTACTTGAAGGAAAGTGTCCTTTACGGTACAAACGCAGTTACATCTCAGGCCGGTAGAGGGCGCCAGATGACCAGCGTAATGACCAGCAGTGAGGTGTTTATTGATTTAGAAcatttagaacattttattacacCAACTAATGACACACTAGTCCAGCTGTCCTCACCTCAACGCGAAGAACACATctgtgacatgtttttattaacgATCTATTTAACACGGTTAAATACAACTGCTACTTACTGACACTTAAGTGACAGTTAAAAAACTTTACCTGTTtccataaaataattaaacGTCACCTGCGTGGCTCGTCCACACAGTCTAGTCTCGTATTATCTCGCAGAACGAAGTGTCGTGAATAGAAAAACCCCCGTTAGAACCGAAAACCTTTCACACACGCTGGTGTATAAACGAGAATATAAACCAAGGAGctgattaaaattaaaaaaaaaaaaaaaaaaagttgaacttATTCAACTTGACTCCGTTCAGACTCAAACTCTTTCCCCGTCGCCCTCCCCGACGACGTTCCTTACGTACGCAGCCGTGGCGTGCCCGGGAGCCAAATAACATGGAGTCCTCCGCCTGGCATCTTCCAGGGATCCATGCGAAAGCCTGAGCGGCGGTTCGGAGGGACGCGTTTAGCCGTCGAAGCCCACCCACCGGCCCGGCGAGCGTCGTCTCTGGTGAAAGCCTCAGCTCCGTCCGCAGAACTATGACGAGCGGTGCTTGAATAAaaccagcctttttttttttttttttttttttttttttttaccgcgACCTGCAGACCAGGCCGAATTCAGTGAGTATTTGCACaccagaaatatttaaaaaccctGCAGGTTCTGGGGGCGTTTTGAGCTTTAAATGGTATTATGCACGGATGCATTTTTGTTCTAGTCACCTGACAAGGACCGGATCGATACCAGACTAGTCCTCTGGAGCAGGAGAGGCCAGCCCGATGGGACACCCTTGATGTACCCGGgcattttcctgcttttttagaaagggtgggggggggggacgtgGGCCTGAGTGGAAAGGCCACTTATTTATGTAACCAGCTGGGCGCCCTAGAACCAGGAATGTTGTGAAAATAGGCCAGACAGTCCAAAAACCTGCAGCtggcaaaataataataataaaaatatgactaAGGACAGATTCTGCAGATTCTGACACTTGCAATCACGTGCTTTCTGATTCTTCCCTCACAGTCCGCGAGACAAATAGTTGTCTGTGATGGTGAACTTTGAAGTCGTAAGAAACTTTTACTTGAATTCGTTTGTGTGCTCATCTTtccagaagaagaggaggcttCACGATGTAGGACGGCTGTTCACCAGTGGGACTCCATACTGCTCtctggggggaggggggaggagaagggggggacCATGGAGCCAGAGGGGCGACCCCTAACCCCAGGGACCAGCTATGGGCCCGCACCCTCCACATCAGCACAAAACCCCACCTCCCTCAAATGCACCTTACGGGTAAGACCCCCTTTGAGCTCGTCATCTTATGTCACTGCGGCCATTCCTGCTGTCtgactacatttttttattatcgcCCTCTAGTCCTCACAATCTCCAAATGTGAGAGACGGTCCAATGCCTGCCAAACGCTCGTGGGTGGCGCGCGCTGGAGACGGGGGCCCAGGGCAGACTGAGGGCGCCCGGCCCAGCTCAGACCCGGGGAGGAGCGCACAGAGGAGATCCAAGTCCTCAgcctttccttcctccctgagCTGGGACTCTGActctgagagagaaacactAGATGGTAACACATGGCTTAATACCTACTGGGACAGTCATGATTACAAGTAGCAGCTAAATACATGATGCCAAGCGGTGTACCTATCATtgtagtcccccccccccctcctttatTGTTCTAAATGTTGATTCAGTGTGCATGTAGTCAAAAGTCTCCCTCACTGTATCTCTTGATATCTGTGGACTGTAACTGTGGGGTGATGTtgctgtggttgtgtgttttgtgtgctgTCGTGTGTCAGAGGAGGAGCTACAGCACTTTTCTAACCCTCACGGTCTGGCTGCTCACAGCCCGGGATCCCCTTCTTCTGGACtcaggtgaggaagaggaggaagggcaGCAATGTCGGCTGATTAGTTCAGGAAAaacatccagagagagagagaaagagagagagagagatctcaAAGGGCAGATCATCAGGATATTTTAGACGTAGTGCCTCTTgtatccagtctttatgctaagctaacctaactGGGTTTAACACTCCTAATCTAACCCTCTGAAAGAAAGACTAACTAAAGCTTTACTACTGCTAAAGTCTAAGTTATATAGCTTTTTTTATCCTATGACACCTCCTATGAATTCTTGTA
This genomic window from Anoplopoma fimbria isolate UVic2021 breed Golden Eagle Sablefish chromosome 11, Afim_UVic_2022, whole genome shotgun sequence contains:
- the pglyrp6 gene encoding peptidoglycan recognition protein 6 isoform X1, which produces MHVNLYKCQEETTGADIWSRSRLRMDNGHWKPALVLVVVLLSTYVEASYSQHMDDFINAVRRVEDGDHGSDPLSVLRRLRMAAGLNDAFIGHFLGNAVGPEVDASLSGYLSKAVHHRVTEDAKEEGVVLTPDGTTVALAPLLLGIEAGFLAKTEGRVRGLYQLTLAKDLDSSPLLGPDGCWDSVTSPQVFTLMGSPSALTTARVNGGMDGVVLGMEVSTKGRRPLTLSGLLSEYYCGQLESEGLDTAPRLISRRRRENFRGLVSPPVLARQVVKAVELRRTLTGRSKMEVKEKKQLVALVKEGMKEFVHKYIDCPPIIPRCMWGAEPYRGTPTNLSLPLSFMFIHHTHTPSQPCLTFQQCATDMRSMQRFHQDDRGWDDIGYSFVAGSDGYIYEGRSWLQRGAHTLGHNSVGYGVSLIGDYATRLPSQHSMGLVRDQLASCAVGGGRLVADFVLQGHRQVVNTSCPGDALYDEITGWEHFGEVKKGK
- the pglyrp6 gene encoding peptidoglycan recognition protein 6 isoform X2, with the translated sequence MHVNLYKCQEETTGADIWSRSRLRMDNGHWKPALVLVVVLLSTYVEASYSQHMDDFINAVRRVEDGDHGSDPLSVLRRLRMAAGLNDAFIGHFLGNAVGPEVDASLSGYLSKAVHHRVTEDAKEEGVVLTPDGTTVALAPLLLGIEAGFLAKTEGRVRGLYQLTLAKDLDSSPLLGPDGCWDSVTSPQVFTLMGSPSALTTARVNGGMDGVVLGMEVSTKGRRPLTLSGLLSEYYCGQLESEGLDTAPRLISRRRRENFRGLVSPPVLARQVVKAVELRRTLTGRSKMEVKEKKQLVALVKEGMKEFVHKYIDCPPIIPRCMWGAEPYRGTPTNLSLPLSFMFIHHTHTPSQPCLTFQQCATDMRSMQRFHQDDRGWDDIGYSFVAGSDGYIYEGRSWLQRGAHTLGHNSVGYGVSLIGDYATRLPSQHSMGLVRDQLASCAVGGGRLVADFVLQGHRQVVNTSCPGDALYDEITGWEHFGVKKGK